ACCTGCACCGGCGGAATCCGGGGTATGTCCCTGAAGCGCACCCAGGCCGTTTTCGTGCCCTGCCAGTCTTGATTTGATATTAAAAAGCAGCCTCCCCGAGAGATGTCGAGGGTGACGGTTTTTTCCGCCTGCGCCTCGGCGCAATTCGCGTCCCTGCTCAACAAAACGTTGAAATGGATTCGATATCGGGGCGTGACCCGGCATACCCGCGCAGGGCGGTGACGGCAGAACATTTCCAGAAAGGCTCCCAGAGGGTCGGCCTTGTCCAGACTGCGTCCCAGGACCATGCCGCGGATTTTACGGTTTTTTTCATCCCATCGCGCACGAAACGTCGGATAGATTTCTGAAAACCGCTGGATTGTCGGTTTGTCCTTGTGGGGCGCGCGTACCGCTGTCAATACATCCAGAATCAAGCCGTTAAAGGGCCTGTTCCGTAGGATCTGCTGC
This portion of the Syntrophotalea acetylenica genome encodes:
- a CDS encoding PilZ domain-containing protein; protein product: MNKVLIISTNAKATEAYRKAVSTLGSECEVAKSIEEMQQILRNRPFNGLILDVLTAVRAPHKDKPTIQRFSEIYPTFRARWDEKNRKIRGMVLGRSLDKADPLGAFLEMFCRHRPARVCRVTPRYRIHFNVLLSRDANCAEAQAEKTVTLDISRGGCFLISNQDWQGTKTAWVRFRDIPRIPPVQVEIRHFCAWGHAMQVPGIGVEFQQMDPLHLETICRHFPISTATDL